The proteins below are encoded in one region of Balaenoptera acutorostrata chromosome 11, mBalAcu1.1, whole genome shotgun sequence:
- the ATP6V1E1 gene encoding V-type proton ATPase subunit E 1 gives MALSDADVQKQIKHMMAFIEQEANEKAEEIDAKAEEEFNIEKGRLVQTQRLKIMEYYEKKEKQIEQQKKIQMSNLMNQARLKVLRARDDLITDLLNEAKQRLSKVVKDTTRYQVLLDGLVLQGLYQLLEPRMIVRCRKQDFPLVKAAVQKAIPVYKIATKRDVDVQIDQEAYLPEEIAGGVEIYNRDRKIKVSNTLESRLDLIAQQMMPEVRGALFGANANRKFLD, from the exons ATGGCCCTCAGCGATGCCGACGTGCAGAAGCAG ATTAAGCACATGATGGCTTTTATTGAACAAGAAGCCAAtgagaaagcagaagaaatagaTGCAAAG GCAGAAGAAGAGTTCAACATTGAGAAAGGTCGTCTTGTGCAGACCCAAAGACTGAAGATTATGGAATACTacgagaagaaagaaaagcagattgAGCAGCAGAAGAAAAT TCAGATGTCTAATTTGATGAATCAAGCGAGGCTCAAAGTCCTCAGAGCGAGAGATGACCTTATCACC GACCTACTAAATGAAGCCAAACAGAGGCTCAGCAAAGTGGTAAAAGATACGACCAGGTACCAAGTGCTGCTGGATGGACTGGTCCTCCAG GGTTTGTACCAGTTGTTGGAGCCCCGAATGATCGTTCGTTGCAGGAAACAGGATTTCCCTCTGGTGAAG gcTGCGGTGCAAAAAGCAATCCCCGTGTACAAAATCGCCACCAAAAGAGACGTTGATGTCCAGATTGATCAGGAGGCCTACCTGCCTGAGGAAAT AGCCGGCGGGGTTGAGATCTACAACAGGGATCGCAAAATCAAGGTTTCCAATACCCTTGAAAGCCGGCTGGACCTCATAGCCCAGCAG ATGATGCCCGAAGTGCGGGGAGCCTTGTTTGGGGCAAATGCCAACAGGAAGTTTTTGGACTAA